One part of the Musa acuminata AAA Group cultivar baxijiao chromosome BXJ1-5, Cavendish_Baxijiao_AAA, whole genome shotgun sequence genome encodes these proteins:
- the LOC103985677 gene encoding large ribosomal subunit protein uL6, which yields MKTILSSQTMDIPEGVTVKVNAKIVEVEGPRGKLTRDFKHLNLDFELIEGGKKLKVDAWFGSRKTTAAIRTSISHVQNLISGVTKGYRYKMRLVYAHFPINASITNSNTCIEIRNFLGEKKVRKVDMLEGVQIFRSEKVKDELVLDGNDVELVSRSAALINQKCHVKNKDIRKFLDGIYVSEKGTVNEEA from the exons ATGAAGACGATCCTCTCCTCGCAGACGATGGACATCCCCGAGGGAGTCACGGTGAAGGTGAATGCCAAGATCGTCGAGGTGGAGGGCCCGCGCGGGAAGCTCACCCGTGACTTCAAGCACCTCAACCTCGACTTCGAGCTCATCGAGGGCGGGAAGAAGCTGAAGGTGGACGCTTGGTTCGGCTCGCGGAAAACCACCGCCGCCATCCGCACCTCCATCAGCCACGTCCAGAACCTGATCAGCGGCGTCACCAAGGGGTACCGCTACAAGATGCGTTTAGTCTACGCCCACTTTCCCATCAATGCCTCCATCACCAACAGCAACACCTGCATCGAGATCAGGAACTTCCTCGGCGAGAAAAAG GTGCGGAAAGTTGATATGCTTGAAGGTGTGCAAATTTTTCGGTCTGAGAAGGTCAAGGATGAGCTTGTCCTTGATGGGAATGACGTGGAACTTGTCTCTCGCTCTGCTGCCTTGATCAACCAG AAATGCCACGTAAAGAACAAGGATATAAGAAAGTTCTTGGATGGTATTTATGTCAGTGAGAAGGGAACAGTTAATGAGGAAGCTTAG
- the LOC135674325 gene encoding uncharacterized protein LOC135674325 yields MATSRRLSSVSPVVLLALSLLCLLVAAASSEDFDAAADAVDLCGGRSDGVAPSCRINCFRPDPVCGVNGVTYWCGCPEATCASVRVAKRGPCQVGNGGSGLVSGQAFLLLHIVWLIVLGFAVLCGFL; encoded by the coding sequence ATGGCGACCTCCCGCCGGCTCTCCTCCGTGTCCCCCGTCGTTCTCCTCGCCCTATCCCTCCTTTGTctcctcgtcgccgccgctaGTTCCGAGGACTTTGACGCCGCCGCTGACGCCGTCGATCTCTGCGGCGGAAGATCCGACGGGGTAGCCCCCTCTTGCCGCATCAATTGCTTCCGGCCGGACCCCGTCTGCGGCGTGAACGGCGTCACGTACTGGTGCGGGTGCCCGGAGGCGACGTGCGCCAGCGTCCGCGTCGCGAAGAGGGGGCCCTGCCAGGTCGGCAACGGCGGGAGCGGCCTCGTCTCCGGCCaggccttcctcctcctccatatcGTCTGGCTCATTGTCCTCGGCTTCGCCGTCCTCTGTGGCTTCCTTTGA